Genomic DNA from Candidatus Koribacter versatilis Ellin345:
TCGGAGATGTCCTCTACCCACCTTGGGAATTCTGGTTGGCCAGTGGGGATTTTGCCCTGGGTGATGGCCCACTGGTCGATCCAAGTTTGGCCGTCGTCGCCAACCCACGTGTTGGGGAGACTGTAGGCGGAGTCGGTGAGGGCTTCGTCGAGGGTTACGAATTTGTAGCCGCGCTTGCGGAGGGTGGCGATGAGTTCGTTGATGTGTTCGGCTTCGAGCCAGTTGCAGTGGAGAAGCAGGACCTGCTTGGGTTCATAGCCGAGGAATTGTTTGGAGAACTTCTCGTAGTAATCGAAGACCTGGTTGGTGTACTCAAGATAGGAATCCACTAGCTTGCGCTGCATGGCGGTATCGCCTTGTTCGCGGGCGGCATCGTAGGCGCCGGAGTACATCCAGTCCCAGGCGTCCATGGTGACGGGAGCGATTTTGTATCCACGCTGCGCGAGGAAATTCTCGGCTTGGCGGCGGGTATCGAGATCGCGGCCGACGATCAAGTATGGATGACGCAGGTAGCGGATCTTCATCTTCTTTTCAGCAAGAAGCATGGAGGTGACGGTCTCGCCGCGCACGACGTTCTCTTCCCAGGCTTGCAGGGTGTTGGTGTCGAGCGACATGTGGCTGAAGGTGTGATTGCCGAGCTCGAAACCGTTGTCGACCCACTGGCGCAGAGCGCCGATGCGATCGTCGACCTCACCTTTGACGTAGAGTTTTTGCTCGTTCACGAAGCCAATCGCGGGAACCTGCTCCTGCTTGAGTGTGGCGAGTAGCTTCGACGTGAGTTCGTTCATCTGCTTGCCGCTGAGGCGCGGATTGGCGGCGGGAAGATCGTCGATGGTGATGGCGACTTCGCGCTGTTGGGCGAGCAAAGAGCAGGAAAGTAATAGGGAAGATGCGAGGAGACGAAGGAGCGCTTTTCCGATTTGCATTAGGGCCATTTCTGCGACCGAACGGATTTTACACGCGCGGCGCAGAATCGCACTCCGATACTTGGAGCGGCTTTTCCATCTTGATACGGCGGGGAGCCTGAGTTCAGGGTGTGGTTGCTCCCGACTGGCGCGATGCTTCCAGGATGTGCTGCCGGATTGCTTGCGCGAGTTGGACGTCGGAGTTCTTTTGGACGCGCATCAACTGATCTGCTTCTTTCAAGGCCATCAGGGCCATGGAGTACTCGCGGCGTTTCAGCAGCACGAAACCGAGAGTGTCGGTGACTGCCGGATCCACGGGATTTGCCTCGCGCGCACGCTGGGCGAGTTCCAGGGCGCGGTCGAGATTGCTGCCTTGCTCGGCATAAAGCCACGCGAGGTTGTTGGCGGCGACACCGGTATTCTCGCCTTTGCTCAGGGCGGCTTCGTAGTTGCGAATAGCTGCATTCAGGTCGCTGCGATCCTGGGCACCGAGTCCGCGAATGAGCAGTGAATTCGATGCGCTGATGGCCGCGGCGGCGCTCGCTGCATCCGTCGAACTACCATCCTGCGCCTGGAGCTTGGCGAGTTCCACGGCGGAGCTGCTGCGTTGGGGCTCCATAGCTAAAGCGGCGCGGAAACAGCGGGCAGCGTCATCGTTCCAATGATGTTCTGAGTAGAGCCGACCGGCGAGTTCCATGAGTGATGCGGATTTCGGAGGGGCGGCTGCGCTCATCTCCATGCGCTGCAGCATTGGCTTGGTGATGGTTCCGGAGCGATAGACGCGAACGAGCCCTTCCTGAGCGGCGGTTGAGTTCGGATCGAGCAGAACAGCTTGCTCATATTCAATCAGCGCATAGGCGAGGTGGTGCTGGGCGAGAGCGGCGTCGCCTTTAAGAAGGTGCGCTACAGGACTTGTCTTGTCGATTTGCTGATAACGCACGGCAATGCTGTTCGCGGCACCGAAATCTTTCTCGGCGATCAACACTCGGCCGAACAATTCCAGAGCACCGAGGTTTGCCGGTTCCTGACGAACGACGGGAACAACCATCTGCTCGGCATCGGCGATATTGCCTTCCGAGAGCGAAAGCTGTGCGAGAGAGAGCCGGGCCGGCACTGAGGTCGTGTCATTGTCGAGGATGGTTTGCCACTCGGCGCGGGCTTCTGCGTTCTTTCCCATACGGGAGAGTGCGAGACCGAGAACGTAGTGGGCGGAGTTGTTGTCGGCGTGCTCGTCAACCACCGATCGCGCAAGGGCGGCTGCGGTGGCTGAATCACCCTCAGCCAGAGCGATTTCAGCAGCCAGGACTGCCGTGGTTTCTTCGCCAAATTCTGCGCGATGGATGCCGAGGGCACTCTTGGCTTCCAGAAGCGACTGGGTGCGCTTGCTGCCACTCTGACCGTTGGCAACGGCGAGTTTGGCTTCGATCGCGCGGGCGGCGATCGGAGTGGCGGTGTTCCCGTCGCGCTTGTTATCCCGATTCAGGAGAAGCTTTAAGTACTGCTGCGAAGCGGCACCGTCGCGTCCTGAAATCAACTGGAAATCGGCGAGGGCATAGGGCTTCGCGGGAGTGAGCCCATCCACTCGACGAAGCACGGTTTCGGCTTCCGGGACACGGGCGCTGCGTTCGAGGAATTGGGCAAGCTTAAGATTCGTGGGGCCGTCATCCTGAAGCGTCACGGCTTTGCGATAGGCGGCTTCGGCGGCAGGGAGTCGACCCTGCTCTTCTTCGAAGTGCGCGAGTGCGAGTTGGATGACGGAACTTTTGGGGGCCTTCGCAGCGGCAGTTTCGAGCACGTGGCGTGCTTGATCGATGCGGCCACTGGCGGAATAAATCTGCGAGAGCGTTACCGCAGCATCTTCTCGGGCGGGATCACGGTCGAGAACATCCTGAAAGCGTTTCGTCGCGGCGGGGATGTTGCCCTGGAAGGCGTAGGCACTGGCTTCAGCAGCCATGGCATCAAGATCGTTGGGATTATGCGACAGGACGATTTGGGCGAAGATGAGCGCTTTGTCAGGAGCCCCAGCGGCGAGGAAGAGTTGTGCGAGATGGAGATGCGCAGAACTGTTTGCGGGATCGAGTTCCGCGGCCTTTAAGAAAGCATTGAGGGATGGACCCTGCTGCTCAAGCGTCCATTCGCACTCGCCGATTCGGACGAACAATTGCGATTGCGCCTTATGGCTGCGCGTCCGGACTACGAGGTTCTCGTAGATATCGAGGGCTTCCTGCGTCTTGCCCGCTTTTTGAAGTGCAGAGGCGCGCTGGAATTGCTTGTTAGCGGTGCAGCCGAGAGAAAGGCTGAGGGCGAGCAGAGCTACGATCAGGGCCGAACGAGTGGGCACAAGTTGATCCAGCCGCTCGGTAGAGCGGTATTAAGGAGATGCTTGGGAGGGGAGGAGCGTTGCAGGTGAGACTTAGCTGAGAGTGACGAGTTCCGTGCGCTTCAACTGTCCGCAGGCGGCGAAGATGTCTCGTCCACGCGGCTTGCGGATGAATGTGGGGATGCCGGCGTCGATGAGGATCTGTTGAAAGGCTTCCACGTGCTGGGGATCGGGCGTGGAGAAGGGGATCTCGGGGCCGGGGTTCCAGGCGATGAGATTTACCTTGGCGCGGAGGCCGCGCAGCAGTTGAACCACTTCGCGGGCATTCTGCTCGCTGTCGTTGACGCCACCCAGGAGAACGTACTCGAAGGTCATGCGCTCGCGGTTGCGGAGAGGGAACTCGCGCGCCGCGGACATCAGCTTTTCGAGCGTCCACTTCTTGGTGATCGGCATGAGTTCGCGGCGGGATTCGTCGTTGGAGGCGTTGAGCGAGATTGCTAGTTTGGGACGGATCGCGAGCTGACCGAAATCGACGATGCGCGGGACGATACCGGAGGTCGAGACGGTCATGCGGGATTCGGGAATCCCAACGGCTTCAGCAAGAAGCGTGACAGCCTTCACGAAGTTGTCGAAGTTCAGGAAGGGCTCGCCCTGGCCCATGAAGACGAGATTGATGCGGCTTTTCTCGACATCCACGTTCTCATCTTTGAGCACGGCGAGGATTTGGCCAACGATTTCTCCGGCGGAAAGATTACGGAGAAGGCCGAGCAAGGCGGTCATGCA
This window encodes:
- the rlmN gene encoding 23S rRNA (adenine(2503)-C(2))-methyltransferase RlmN, whose translation is MAETNKFELLGLSLQELSALMERLGQPAYRSRQLWQGLYRDRIASLDQFTTLPIPLREELKSSGWAIAFPFVQKRFTSTDGTVRYLLQFSDGQSVETVWMPEGDGGEQGDGSEDGPSYDRATICVSSQVGCAVDCQFCMTALLGLLRNLSAGEIVGQILAVLKDENVDVEKSRINLVFMGQGEPFLNFDNFVKAVTLLAEAVGIPESRMTVSTSGIVPRIVDFGQLAIRPKLAISLNASNDESRRELMPITKKWTLEKLMSAAREFPLRNRERMTFEYVLLGGVNDSEQNAREVVQLLRGLRAKVNLIAWNPGPEIPFSTPDPQHVEAFQQILIDAGIPTFIRKPRGRDIFAACGQLKRTELVTLS
- a CDS encoding polysaccharide deacetylase family protein, translating into MQIGKALLRLLASSLLLSCSLLAQQREVAITIDDLPAANPRLSGKQMNELTSKLLATLKQEQVPAIGFVNEQKLYVKGEVDDRIGALRQWVDNGFELGNHTFSHMSLDTNTLQAWEENVVRGETVTSMLLAEKKMKIRYLRHPYLIVGRDLDTRRQAENFLAQRGYKIAPVTMDAWDWMYSGAYDAAREQGDTAMQRKLVDSYLEYTNQVFDYYEKFSKQFLGYEPKQVLLLHCNWLEAEHINELIATLRKRGYKFVTLDEALTDSAYSLPNTWVGDDGQTWIDQWAITQGKIPTGQPEFPRWVEDISEKYRKSGAQPY
- a CDS encoding tetratricopeptide repeat protein; this translates as MPTRSALIVALLALSLSLGCTANKQFQRASALQKAGKTQEALDIYENLVVRTRSHKAQSQLFVRIGECEWTLEQQGPSLNAFLKAAELDPANSSAHLHLAQLFLAAGAPDKALIFAQIVLSHNPNDLDAMAAEASAYAFQGNIPAATKRFQDVLDRDPAREDAAVTLSQIYSASGRIDQARHVLETAAAKAPKSSVIQLALAHFEEEQGRLPAAEAAYRKAVTLQDDGPTNLKLAQFLERSARVPEAETVLRRVDGLTPAKPYALADFQLISGRDGAASQQYLKLLLNRDNKRDGNTATPIAARAIEAKLAVANGQSGSKRTQSLLEAKSALGIHRAEFGEETTAVLAAEIALAEGDSATAAALARSVVDEHADNNSAHYVLGLALSRMGKNAEARAEWQTILDNDTTSVPARLSLAQLSLSEGNIADAEQMVVPVVRQEPANLGALELFGRVLIAEKDFGAANSIAVRYQQIDKTSPVAHLLKGDAALAQHHLAYALIEYEQAVLLDPNSTAAQEGLVRVYRSGTITKPMLQRMEMSAAAPPKSASLMELAGRLYSEHHWNDDAARCFRAALAMEPQRSSSAVELAKLQAQDGSSTDAASAAAAISASNSLLIRGLGAQDRSDLNAAIRNYEAALSKGENTGVAANNLAWLYAEQGSNLDRALELAQRAREANPVDPAVTDTLGFVLLKRREYSMALMALKEADQLMRVQKNSDVQLAQAIRQHILEASRQSGATTP